The following coding sequences lie in one Glycine max cultivar Williams 82 chromosome 19, Glycine_max_v4.0, whole genome shotgun sequence genomic window:
- the LOC100808411 gene encoding NAC domain-containing protein 43 isoform X1: MPEMEMSICVNGESQVPPGFRFHPTEEELLQYYLRKKMSNEKIDLDVIRDVDLNRLEPWDIQEMCKIGSSPQNDWYLFSHKYKKYPTGSRTNRATSVGFWKATGRDKVIYSNGKIIGMRKTLVFYKGRAPNGQKSDWIMHEYRLDDINNTNEMEHGWVVCRVFKKKNVPLKTLDSPKSMTMNMVTESDYCGGFTSWESLDQLVASQLNGQTETYCSDLQFPAFLSSSYIATTTTTTTHIAPTIQDYPSYDIDLWNHCASCPTLQM, translated from the exons ATGCCGGAGATGGAGATGAGCATATGTGTGAATGGAGAATCCCAAGTCCCTCCAGGCTTCCGGTTTCATCCAACCGAAGAGGAACTGTTGCAGTACTATTTGAGGAAGAAGATGTCCAACGAGAAGATCGACCTCGACGTGATTCGCGATGTTGATCTCAACAGGCTCGAACCATGGGACATACAAG AGATGTGCAAAATAGGAAGCAGCCCACAAAACGATTGGTACTTGTTCAGCCACAAGTACAAGAAGTACCCCACGGGAAGCCGCACAAACCGCGCCACCAGTGTTGGGTTCTGGAAGGCCACGGGGCGCGACAAGGTCATATATAGCAACGGGAAGATAATTGGAATGAGAAAAACATTGGTTTTCTACAAAGGGCGTGCCCCCAATGGCCAAAAGTCTGATTGGATCATGCATGAATACAGGCTAGACGACATTAATAACACCAATGAGATGGAACACGGGTGGGTGGTCTGTAGAGTTTTCAAGAAGAAGAACGTCCCTCTCAAAACACTAGATAGCCCAAAATCCATGACCATGAATATGGTCACAGAAAGCGACTACTGTGGTGGCTTCACTAGCTGGGAATCCCTTGATCAGCTTGTGGCATCACAACTGAATGGACAAACTGAGACATATTGCAGTGATTTGCAATTCCCCGCATTTCTATCATCCTCATACATtgctacaacaacaacaacaacaacacacatTGCTCCCACAATACAGGATTACCCCAGCTACGACATTGACCTGTGGAACCACTGTGCTTCGTGTCCAACACTCCAAATGTAA
- the LOC100808411 gene encoding NAC domain-containing protein 43 isoform X2, whose protein sequence is MPEMEMSICVNGESQVPPGFRFHPTEEELLQYYLRKKMSNEKIDLDVIRDVDLNRLEPWDIQGSSPQNDWYLFSHKYKKYPTGSRTNRATSVGFWKATGRDKVIYSNGKIIGMRKTLVFYKGRAPNGQKSDWIMHEYRLDDINNTNEMEHGWVVCRVFKKKNVPLKTLDSPKSMTMNMVTESDYCGGFTSWESLDQLVASQLNGQTETYCSDLQFPAFLSSSYIATTTTTTTHIAPTIQDYPSYDIDLWNHCASCPTLQM, encoded by the exons ATGCCGGAGATGGAGATGAGCATATGTGTGAATGGAGAATCCCAAGTCCCTCCAGGCTTCCGGTTTCATCCAACCGAAGAGGAACTGTTGCAGTACTATTTGAGGAAGAAGATGTCCAACGAGAAGATCGACCTCGACGTGATTCGCGATGTTGATCTCAACAGGCTCGAACCATGGGACATACAAG GAAGCAGCCCACAAAACGATTGGTACTTGTTCAGCCACAAGTACAAGAAGTACCCCACGGGAAGCCGCACAAACCGCGCCACCAGTGTTGGGTTCTGGAAGGCCACGGGGCGCGACAAGGTCATATATAGCAACGGGAAGATAATTGGAATGAGAAAAACATTGGTTTTCTACAAAGGGCGTGCCCCCAATGGCCAAAAGTCTGATTGGATCATGCATGAATACAGGCTAGACGACATTAATAACACCAATGAGATGGAACACGGGTGGGTGGTCTGTAGAGTTTTCAAGAAGAAGAACGTCCCTCTCAAAACACTAGATAGCCCAAAATCCATGACCATGAATATGGTCACAGAAAGCGACTACTGTGGTGGCTTCACTAGCTGGGAATCCCTTGATCAGCTTGTGGCATCACAACTGAATGGACAAACTGAGACATATTGCAGTGATTTGCAATTCCCCGCATTTCTATCATCCTCATACATtgctacaacaacaacaacaacaacacacatTGCTCCCACAATACAGGATTACCCCAGCTACGACATTGACCTGTGGAACCACTGTGCTTCGTGTCCAACACTCCAAATGTAA